A stretch of Cucumis sativus cultivar 9930 chromosome 2, Cucumber_9930_V3, whole genome shotgun sequence DNA encodes these proteins:
- the LOC101216698 gene encoding WD repeat-containing protein 36, producing MGIFEPYRAIGYITNSVPFSVQRLGTETFVTVSVGKAFQVYNCAKLNLVLVGPQLPKKIRALASYREYTFAAYGSDIAVFKRAHQVANWSSHKAKVNLLLLFGDHILSVDINGNMFMWPFKGIEDSQSPVGQVILGRKFSPSCIMHPDTYLNKVILGSLEGSLELWNISSKKKLFEFKGWNSSVCCCVSSPALDVVAIGCADGKVHVHNIRYDQELFSFTHSTRGSVTALSFSSDGQPLLASGGSSGVISIWNLEKRRLQSVIREAHDSSIVSLHFFANEPVLMSSSADNSIKMWIFDTTDGDPRLLRFRSGHSAPPLCIRFYANGRHILSAGQDRAFRLFSVIQDQQSRELSQRHVSKRAKKLKLKEEEIKLKPVIAFDCAEIRERDWCNVVTCHVDTPQAYVWRLQNFVLGEHILKPCPENPTPVKACAISACGNFAFLGTEGGWIERFNLQSGASRGSYLDKMEGGSCAHVGEVVGLACDSTNTHVISAGVHGDIKVWNFKERDLKSRWEIGSSVAKIVYHRVNGLLAVVTDDLVIRLFDIVALRLVRKFEGHTDRITDLSFSEDGKWLLSSSMDGSLRIWDVILARQIDALHVDASITAFSISPNMDILATTHVDQNGVYLWVNQLMFTGSSNVNTLASGMEFEDRVENPSNLPESKDLSCLSISTQQIPDLITLSLLPRSQWQSLINLDIIKVRNKPIEPPKKPEKAPFFLPSLPSLSGEILFKPSESANKEGEEKRVDSEQQKKSDITSSQFLQLLESSSETKNFSAFTDYIKGLSPSTLDLELRMLQIIDDDDHQEPANRPELISIELLLDYFIHEITYRNNFEFIQALIRLFLKIHGETVRCQLTLQEKAKKLLDVQTSVWQGLDKLFQSSRCMITFLSNSQF from the exons ATGGGAATTTTTGAACCTTACAGAGCAATTGGCTACATAACAAACAGCGTCCCCTTCTCTGTGCAGAGACTTGGAACCGAAACCTTCGTCACCGTTAGCGTGGGCAAAGCTTTTCAAGTTTATAAT tGCGCGAAGTTAAACTTAGTGCTTGTTG GTCCTCAATTGCCCAAGAAGATTCGAGCTCTTGCTTCCTACCGTGAGTACACATTTGCTGCTTATGGGTCTGACATTGCAGTTTTCAAGCGTGCTCATCAG GTAGCAAATTGGAGTAGCCATAAGGCCAAGGTCAACTTGTTGCTATTGTTTGGAGATCACATCCTAAGTGTTGACATTAATGGAAATATGTTCATGTGGCCTTTCAAAGGGATTGAAGATAGTCAGTCTCCAGTTGGCCAAGTCATCTTAGGCAGAAAATTTAGTCCTAGCTGTATAATGCATCCAGACACATATCTAAACAAA GTTATACTTGGAAGCTTGGAAGGTTCTTTGGAGCTTTGGAACATCAGCTCGAAGAAGAAACTCTTTGAGTTCAAGGGATGGAATTCATCTGTTTGCTGCTGTGTTTCATCACCTGCTCTAGATGTTGTTGCCATTGGCTGCGCTGATGGGAAGGTTCATGTTCATAACATTCGTTATGATCAAGAATTGTTTTCATTCACCCACTCAACGCGAGGATCTGTTACTGCCCTGTCCTTCAGCTCAG ATGGACAGCCTCTTCTTGCATCTGGAGGTTCATCAGGTGTTATAAGCATATGGAATCTTGAGAAGAGAAGACTTCAATCGGTCATTAGAGAAGCACATGATAGCTCAATAGTTTCACTTCACTTCTTTGCTAATGAACCAGTACTTATGAGTTCATCAGCAGATAATTCCATCAAA ATGTGGATATTTGATACAACAGATGGAGATCCCCGTTTATTACGCTTTCGCAGTGGGCACAGTGCCCCTCCTCTTTGCATTAG GTTTTATGCGAATGGGAGACACATCTTATCTGCCGGTCAGGATCGTGCCTTCAGGCTTTTCTCTGTAATCCAG GATCAGCAAAGCAGGGAGCTTTCTCAACGGCATGTCTCTAAACGTGCGAAGAAACTAAAACTGAAG gaagaagaaataaagttGAAGCCCGTCATAGCTTTTGATTGTG CTGAAATTAGAGAACGGGACTGGTGCAATGTGGTTACATGCCATGTTGATACTCCACAAGCATATGTATGGAGACTTCAAAACTTTGTTCTTGGTGAGCATATTTTGAAACCATGCCCAGAAAACCCGACTCCCGTTAAG GCTTGTGCAATCAGTGCATGTGGAAATTTTGCCTTCTTAGGGACAGAAGGTGGTTGGATTGAGCGATTCAATCTGCAATCAGGTGCTAGTAGAGGTAGTTACCTGGACAAAATGGAAGGTGGAAGCTGTGCACATGTTGGAGAAGTTGTTGGTCTTGCTTGTGACTCTACAAATACCCACGTTATAAGTGCTGGAGTTCATGGAGATATAAAG GTTTGGAATTTCAAGGAGCGTGATCTAAAATCCAGATGGGAAATTGGTAGTTCTGTTGCGAAGATTGTCTATCATCGAGTAAATG gACTTTTGGCAGTTGTAACGGATGATTTGGTTATCCGTCTGTTTGACATTGTGGCTTTAAGACTGGTTCGGAAATTTGAAGGTCATACCGATCGCATTACAGATTTGTCTTTCAGTGAGGATGGAAAATGGCTTTTATCATCTAGTATGGATGGAAGTCTTAGAATTTGGGACGTCATTTTAGCAAGGCAAATAGATGCACTACATGTTGATGCCTCAATTACTGCGTTTTCCATTTCTCCAAATATGGATATTTTGGCAACTACGCATGTAGATCAAAATGGAGTATACCTTTG gGTGAATCAATTAATGTTCACTGGTTCATCAAACGTGAATACCCTTGCAAGTGGAATGGAGTTTGAAGATCGTGTTGAAAATCCTTCAAATCTTCCTGAATCTAAAGATTTATCATGCTTAAGCATCTCCACCCAGCAAATTCCAGATTTAATTACGCTTTCACTGTTGCCCAGAAGTCAGTGGCAGAGCTTGATCAATTTGGACATAATAAAG GTCCGTAATAAACCAATTGAACCTCCAAAGAAACCTGAAAAGGCTCCTTTCTTCCTGCCAtctcttccttctctctctGGAGAAATACTATTTAAGCCTTCGGAGTCAGCAAACAAAGAGGGAGAGGAAAAAAGAGTTGATAGtgaacaacaaaagaaatccGATATAACATCATCTCAATTCTTGCAGCTTCTTGAATCTTCTTCTGAAACAAAGAACT TCTCAGCCTTTACTGATTACATAAAAGGTTTATCTCCATCAACATTGGATTTGGAACTTCGCATGCTGCAGATTATAGACGACGATGATCATCAAGAACCTGCAAACAGACCTGAACTTATTTCAATTGAACTTCTTCTTGATTATTTTATACACGAAATTACTTACCGCAACAACTTCGAGTTCATACAAGCCTTGATCAGATTGTTCCTGAAG ATACATGGCGAAACGGTTCGATGCCAGTTGACATTGCAAGAGAAGGCTAAGAAACTCCTAGATGTTCAGACTTCAGTGTGGCAAGGTTTGGATAAATTATTCCAATCCTCTAGATGCATGATTACTTTTCTTAGCAATTCACAGTTTTAG